The following coding sequences lie in one Rutidosis leptorrhynchoides isolate AG116_Rl617_1_P2 chromosome 4, CSIRO_AGI_Rlap_v1, whole genome shotgun sequence genomic window:
- the LOC139845556 gene encoding sodium/calcium exchanger NCL2-like: MIKFTMTACYFSFILIVFVASVTGRSLYDSHSELVLDGTDDPSKERNTSFLHLKGTGVVEEQCEQMYGFLPCSETLLGHIFLIVVYEYLLYHGESYVSTGGKRIFQILGPGIFGASAFQVLGFLPESFILLVSGLSNTKDVAQEYVLTGVGLLAGSSILVLTLIWGTCVIVGSRKFTSESDLSTPLLNSTQNRYQNMLSFFTGCGVVTDHETSYAAKIMVVSVIPFMFLLIPELFFGSFQGYMFMIPLFVSFIFLIVYFIYQVFEPSIQKRRLAYVKHEHLVVDIINHLQEHTAEQVLTEDGSPNLPAIRRLFTKIDQDGDNYISFPELKQLLQDIKFREINWSKDKKMDEIMKEFDTDGNSKVTIDEFVERFTKWLDEMKDAVNKRSYRSTRSWKELIQIIQPWVQTKKKEEEMMRVLISEIIRHAQTFPLGNFYYEDGTTNVSAIKRLFEKIDLNKDQFVTQSELKRLIMDINTVKIPEDIDKLTDKIMQDLDTSGDNQIDEHEFINGFKEWLNTSNYQIDPISPGANSTDRPWEKWIDDGVDRSNWAWTKAIMMLVLGITMLALLAEPLIHSVQNVSSSANIPSFFVSFIFVPFATNARAAISAIKTASKKNERTTSLTFSELYDGVFMNNVLGFFVLLAVIYFRGLAWEFSEEVLVVLIACVIMGSAASFRSKFPIWTSFIAYLLYPLSLILVIVLNRF, translated from the exons ATGATAAAATTCACCATGACAGCCTGCTATTTTTCATTTATTCTTATCGTGTTTGTTGCAAGCGTTACAGGCCGATCGTTATATGATAGTCACTCCGAGTTAGTTTTAGATGGCACTGATGATCCAAGTAAAGAGAGAAACACATCTTTCTTGCATCTCAAAGGAACCGGTGTTGTCGAAGAACAGTGTGAGCAAATGTATGGTTTTTTGCCATGTTCAGAAACTCTTTTAGGCCATATATTCCTTATTGTGGTTTACGAGTACTTATTATACCATGGAGAATCGTATGTTTCGACCGGAGGTAAAAGAATTTTTCAAATTCTTGGTCCTGGGATCTTCGGTGCAAGTGCTTTCCAGGTCCTTGGTTTCCTTCCTGAATCATTCATACTTCTCG TGTCTGGACTTTCGAACACAAAAGATGTAGCCCAAGAGTATGTTCTGACTGGAGTTGGATTATTGGCCGGATCATCGATACTTGTTCTAACTTTGATATGGGGAACTTGTGTCATTGTTGGGAGTCGAAAATTTACATCAGAATCCGATTTAAGTACTCCTTTATTGAATTCTACCCAAAACCGATACCAAAATATGTTATCATTTTTCACTG GTTGTGGTGTAGTTACAGATCATGAGACAAGTTATGCAGCCAAAATTATGGTTGTTTCAGTTATACCGTTCATGTTCCTCTTAATCCCGGAACTATTTTTTGGTTCGTTTCAGGGATACATGTTCATGATCCCTCTGTTTGTTTCTTTTATCTTCTTGATTGTGTACTTCATTTACCAG GTGTTTGAGCCATCAATCCAGAAAAGACGATTAGCGTACGTGAAACATGAACATTTAGTTGTGGACATAATAAACCATTTGCAGGAGCATACTGCTGAACAAGTGCTTACTGAAGATGGTTCACCAAATTTACCTGCTATAAGACG TCTATTTACGAAGATAGATCAAGATGGCGATAACTACATATCTTTTCCTGAACTAAAACAACTTCTCCAGGATATCAAATTTAGAGAAATAAATTGGAGCAAGGACAAAAAAATGGATGAAATAATGAAAGAATTCGATACAGATGGTAATAGTAAAGTCACAATAGATGAATTTGTCGAAAGATTCACAAAATGGCTCGATGAGATGAAGGATGCAGTAAATAAACGCTCCTATCGCTCAACACGCTCATGGAAGGAGTTAATTCAA ATTATCCAACCATGGGTTCAGAcgaaaaagaaagaagaagaaatgatgAGAGTCTTAATATCGGAAATTATTAGACATGCCCAAACATTTCCATTAGGAAACTTCTACTACGAAGATGGAACAACAAATGTATCGGCAATAAAAAG GTTGTTTGAAAAGATTGATCTTAATAAAGATCAATTTGTAACACAATCCGAGTTGAAGAGACTGATTATGGATATCAACACAGTGAAGATACCAGAGGATATAGATAAGCTAACGGATAAAATAATGCAAGATCTTGACACAAGTGGAGATAATCAAATCGATGAACATGAGTTCATAAACGGATTTAAAGAATGGCTTAACACATCTAATTACCAAATTGATCCCATATCACCCGGGGCCAATAGTACTGAT AGGCCATGGGAAAAATGGATCGATGATGGTGTAGATCGTTCTAACTGGGCTTGGACAAAGGCTATAATGATGTTGGTGCTTGGGATAACCATGTTAGCACTTCTGGCTGAACCGTTGATACATAGTGTTCAAAATGTCTCGAGTTCTGCAAACATTCCTTCATTTTTCGTATCTTTTATTTTCGTCCCATTTGCCACAAATGCAAGAGCTGCAATTTCAGCCATTAAGACTGCAAGTAAAAAGAACGAGCGAACTACTTCTTTGACTTTCTCCGAG TTATATGATGGAGTGTTCATGAACAATGTTCTTGGATTTTTTGTTCTTTTGGCGGTTATATATTTCCGAGGGTTGGCATGGGAATTTTCAGAAGAAGTTCTGGTTGTGTTGATTGCTTGTGTCATTATGGGTAGTGCAGCCAGCTTCAGATCAAAGTTCCCCATTTGGACATCGTTTATAGCATACTtgctctatcccttatctttaatcTTAGTTATTGTTTTGAATCGATTTTGA